A genomic segment from Triticum dicoccoides isolate Atlit2015 ecotype Zavitan chromosome 1A, WEW_v2.0, whole genome shotgun sequence encodes:
- the LOC119364227 gene encoding hydrophobic protein LTI6B produces the protein MAGTANCIDIILAIILPPLGVFLKFGCGHEFWICLLLTFLGYIPGIIYAIYAITK, from the exons ATGGCGGGCACGGCCAACTGCATCGACATCATCCTCGCCATCATCCTCCCGCCCCTCGGCGTCTTCCTCAAGTTCGGCTGCGGG CACGAGTTCTGGATCTGCCTCCTGCTCACCTTCCTCGGGTACATCCCGGGGATCATCTACGCCATCTACGCCATCACCAAGTAA